GGGTGGCTCCCCCCCACCGGAGGGGTGGCTCATTTTTTCCGGAGGCCTGGCTCACTTATAACCGGAATGGTGGCTCTATTTCATCGAAATATTCATTAATAAGATTTTTGAGTTGGATAATCGTCAGCTTGGGAGAAACAAGTTTTAGACTGATGGGATTAATTCCTGACCAACCTACTGTAAAATAGAAAATAAAGTATTAGACTATGTTGTTTAATGAAAACCGGTATAAGCTTAATTTAGTTCAGTCCGAACAATTCTCAGATATATCCGCATGCCACCCCCATAGGAAAGCGGGCTCGCTGATTAATCGTAATAATACATCCGATCAAGGAGATTATCGAGTTCTTCCTTTAGATACTTCCGCATCTGTAGACGCCAATATTCACAGTCGCTAAATTTCACATTAAACAATTCAAGATTTTCGTGGAAACCCTTATTCCATGAATTGAAGTAATACTTCTCCTCCATCTCTGTACGAAATGCGTCATAACTTAGAGCTTTAGCGATTCGAGAAATAATTTGCGGTTTTTGCTTATTGAAAATTTCCACGAGAAGCTTCGGTGCTTCGTTCAAAGCTTGTTTTCCCGCCTCTGTCTGTTTCAAATTATCAAATGAAATTTCAAAATGCATACTCCAATCTTGAAAAAATGAGGTCATCCACTTTTGTATCATTCTCCGAATGTGTACCTTAAAATTAGCATATACATTAGCCCTGGTTTCATGTCCTACCCCAATCTTATGATTAAAGTAGAATGTTGATACTGAGCGCCCATGGAACACCTTAGAGGAATCAGCAAAGTTCAAATACATCCCATCCCCTTCTTTAGTATTCAGATTAACCATATGGGATCCGAAATCATCCAACATTTGATCCATGTACCCATCCATTTTACTCTCCAAAACTGGCTTGAGTGGACTTATCCCTTGTAACCACAGCCGGCCAGCTAACGGAGGCATATAGGCATTATTCACTTCTCGGGAGAGACTCAAAAGAGTACGATAGAGTTTCTCCTTCGTAAAACTCTTTTCAGCAAAAAAGTCCGTCAAACTATTGAGTGTGTGCAAATCAAGAGAAACAAAATCGACTAGATTCGTATCGCCGAGTTCCTTAGAAAGTCTATCCTCTTCCTGCTTCAAATCACCTAAATATGCATGATAGGCTGCTTGAGCGTAAGCGTCTGTTTGCGGCCCCTTCACGAAGTTCGTATCACCTTCTTCAATCATCCGATCTTTCTTCATCTTCTCATACAGCACAATATCCGCTCGGGTACGCAAAATTTTCAGCGGTATGTCCTCTAACTTCTTATTATGCGAAACTAAGAGGTCCATACAAATGTCATAGATTGTCGGACGTTCATCTGCACGACAGAGGAAAAGAACAGCATCATAACGCTTCGCCAACACACGATTCAGTGCGTCTTCAATATCCGATTTTTCCTCGCCAACCTGAGTCAGTCCTGGCGTATCCAAGATGTTAACCTTTAGCGTCTTTCCTGGATATTCTGATTCAGGATATACCTCTTTAAACGCTTCAATAAAATCATTTGATGGCTTAACAGCATAAGCAAGTTCCTCAACCACCAATGAATAGGGACTATCGGGATCGTATGTTCGTTGAATCAGATTCTCCACCTGATTCGTTCCTACAACGCCATCTAGAACAATGTGGTTCTCATCCTACTCCTGCCTATCACAAATATCTAGAATCTCGTTTTTAACAAATGCATATAGTTGCTCGAACCAGCCATAGATAGATTTGATTTCGTTTTCAAGCTTATCATCCAAACGCTCATTGATGACCTTCTCATAGAAATCACGTTTTTTAGGTTTCGGATGAAGAGACTTCCCTTCCTTCTCCCGCTCTCTGACTTCCTCACGGAGCCCATCCGTGACCTTCAGGTATAAATCCTGAATCTTCTCCTGAAGTGTGTCCAAACCAGGAAAACCCTCCACACCAGCTTCGTTATTCTTTTTAACGTAGTTGTAGTAATGGTACGCCCTGTTTTCAGGATCTAGGATACGTTTTAGAAACGTATCCTCTACTTCAACCTCTTCGAGGTCATCCCGATTTAAATAAATAAATTCGATCAGCGTCTCGGTTAATTCCGCCTTAACCAACAATGCATCAAAAGCTTTTACCTTCACCCGGATCAACACCTTATCCGGCATCAGTTTCTCATTCAGCATGAGTAAGGTATAAATCAGAGACGTTTGTATAATACCGACGTTCCGAGCCAGTAATCGATTACTCGAATTTGGCAATACAGTAGTCAACGTAGATGACTTACCCGATCCTGACGGCCCTGTGACCTCAATAGTGGGGGCTGCCTCCTGATTACGGAAAAACGCGGTCAATTCCGCAATCGTAAAAGTATTCGTTTGATTGAGTTGGGTCATGTTTCATCCTCCAATAATGATGTAATGATCCCAAACCGCAACCTTGATCCACACAACGGCATAATTTTAATAGGTGCAAAAAGAGACATGGTCTATTAGATAGACCATGCCTCTTTAAAGAGAACCCGGGCCTCCATCCAATTCACAGCCAGCTCATGCGCCATAAGGTAAAAAGAATGGGTTATGCGGGAATGTTGTCATGACCGATGCGTAACCTAATCTCCGACTCGGTTTAGCCGCGATTCACTCGACATTCCCTTCCCCTTCAACAAGAGTCTGTTGCGCCAACCGTTTCGCCACATTAAAAGATCCGAAGCGATTCACAATGTAAGATTCAGAAGGTCCACCTACCTCCTGACGCATTTGCCGCCACTCCCTCGAAGTTGGCTCTTTGCCGAGTTTGATCGTTAGATTCCTAATAGCCTCAAGGGTTTGTTCATCAGAGTACGAATAATGCTTTCGGAAATAGTCGTCATCGAAATACTTTTCATCGATCGGCAGCTCGCGTTCACGGCAGAAGTAATAAAATACCGTCGTAGCAAGGGTATTGGTATTAAGGGTCGTTTCTTCACCAAACTGCTTTTTCGCCACTTCCTCATAGACCCGAAACAGTCTTTCAAGCAGCTGGGGGTCCAGGTACAGCGAATTTCTTGCTTG
This DNA window, taken from Paenibacillus antri, encodes the following:
- a CDS encoding GTPase domain-containing protein, with translation MENLIQRTYDPDSPYSLVVEELAYAVKPSNDFIEAFKEVYPESEYPGKTLKVNILDTPGLTQVGEEKSDIEDALNRVLAKRYDAVLFLCRADERPTIYDICMDLLVSHNKKLEDIPLKILRTRADIVLYEKMKKDRMIEEGDTNFVKGPQTDAYAQAAYHAYLGDLKQEEDRLSKELGDTNLVDFVSLDLHTLNSLTDFFAEKSFTKEKLYRTLLSLSREVNNAYMPPLAGRLWLQGISPLKPVLESKMDGYMDQMLDDFGSHMVNLNTKEGDGMYLNFADSSKVFHGRSVSTFYFNHKIGVGHETRANVYANFKVHIRRMIQKWMTSFFQDWSMHFEISFDNLKQTEAGKQALNEAPKLLVEIFNKQKPQIISRIAKALSYDAFRTEMEEKYYFNSWNKGFHENLELFNVKFSDCEYWRLQMRKYLKEELDNLLDRMYYYD
- a CDS encoding homing endonuclease associated repeat-containing protein; its protein translation is MRSIKTVFPVVVLESLWASVEVYAKATKEREGRKTSVSQLFEQMAVQLCEEPLPLPIVPNRRVTIYQKAGDFGKEFPQARNSLYLDPQLLERLFRVYEEVAKKQFGEETTLNTNTLATTVFYYFCRERELPIDEKYFDDDYFRKHYSYSDEQTLEAIRNLTIKLGKEPTSREWRQMRQEVGGPSESYIVNRFGSFNVAKRLAQQTLVEGEGNVE